In Gimesia panareensis, the genomic window AACTCGAACTGTGACATCCTCAGCGGCTGCCTGATCCAGAGAGATTTGAAACGTAAACGTTTCGTTTTCGCTCGCGGTAACATCATCGACACTGAGCAACGCCGTCAACATCGTACGGTCTTCCAGCGTCTCTATCACAATAGGAACCACCAGTACCGCTGCGGCAGGAGAACGATGCTGACGCTTCCGCTGGCCTCGCAGGCGGGATTTTCGATTCTGACAGTGACGGAACTGCCGTTTCAGTCGAGAGAACCAGTTGGCGGAAGACATATTGTGATATTCTATTGATGTTTAGTGATTCAAATTGGGTTTGTAAAACAGTGCGTCCCCACACAGCACCATGTGGACTTCTGGTCGGGGGCGGCAGACTTGTCATTAAAACGTATTGAGCTCCGTCTCATTCGTTGAAAGTTCGCTGAAGAAGGCATCGGCTGCAGATTCCCAGTTCAGCAGTCGTCGCTGGCCAGGCACGAGGGTCGCCTGCATCACGTCGTCTGGTCCGTGATCGAGGCCCAGGAGGTGTCCGAGTTCGTGCAGAATGACCGACCTGAGATCAATGGTCCCGAGAGCAGCACTCGAACCAAAGGGCGCCGCGACCAGAGTGTAGGGCCCGGTCGCATAATACCCACTGTTGTCGTCGGGGGTGTCATCCACAAACCAGCCATAGCCGGCGGCATTGACGTCGATATAAATCGTATCGTGGACCGTGTTACTTAAAACGCCCTCCGGGAGATCCACGACCTCGATATTGACTTGTGCCAGTTTATCATTTTCCGCGGGTGTCAGTTGCGGATCGAGAGAGTCAACGACACTGCCCAACATGGTCTCCGCCTCTCCCTGCTCGACAGGCCTGGCACTTAACTGTGGCAACAGCGTGGGTTCGACCGTTAACTGTTTGTTCCAGGAATCGGGGAAACCTTTCGGAGAGTTGACCGTAGATTGACCGGCTTTACTGCTGCCGTAATTACTGACGAAGGAGATCAGATCGCGGAAGTTAACGTTGTGACTCTGATCCAGGTCTGCGAACCAGGCATAGTCTGAATTCGACTCTCTGGGATCAGAATTATAGACACTGATAAACAGGACCAGGTCGCGAAAGTCGATCTTGTCGTCGTCGTTGAGATCAAAGGGGTTCGCGAAGACCAGGGTTTCGGGGGCGGGTCCGTGTACTTCTTCGGTGGCAAGGCCGCCCACCAGTTGAACCTCGGTCTGGTACAACGTGAATTCAGGACTTTGCGGGATCATCATCTGACCTGCCAGATCCAGGTCAATGCCGTCGCTGGCCGTCGATTCAAACCGGATGCGGGCAAACAGCACACTTTGACCGTCCCCCAGATCGGCCAGGTCTGTTTCAGCCGAGAGGTTTTCAATCATCCCCGTCAGATCATTGATGGTGCCTGTCTGGTTGATGGTGAAACCGGCGCCATATTCAATGCTGACCGCGGTGGTGATCGCGGTGTTGTAACTCAGATTCATAGTCGCAGACAACACTCCCGGATCAGTTGAAGCGGGTGTGCTGATCCAGATTTCCAGCCAGTAACCGCTCCATTCATCGACCCAGGTCAGGTTATCGGGGAGCGTCACGCTCTCTCCGTTGCTGTCTGTGGTCGTCTTTTCGTCGACCATGCGCAGCTCCACCTGGGCGAGCGTGTGTTGAACTTCGAAAGCCCCGATATCAATGGCCTCACCCACAATGCGTTCAAACCCGGTACCGCGCTGGTCCTGAGTGATGGCTCTGCGATTGATGATATTCTGGTTCGTATCATCCAGGGCGTCATTGTCGCCGCCGTCGATCGCAGCGCTTCCCGGCAGCAACGCGTGCGTTTTCGTGACGCCTCCATTGTCTCTCAATACCGGATCAAGCAAACCCTCCACACTGTCCTGAATAATGCTGTTGTTTCGGGTATTCCAGAGACCAACCTGAGGAGTCGAAGGGGCCGTATTTCCGGCAATGATCGAATTGGTGAGCGTGCCAGAAACACTCCCAAACGAGTAAATACCACCGCCAATTCTGACTGCGGCATTTCCGGTCAACGTGGAATTGATAATCTCAAAAGAGGACGCTGAATTTGCGAACGCAATGCCGCCGCCAACCACCAGGGCCGTATTTCCGGAAAGCGTACTGTTTTGCAGAATCAGCGACCTCTCAGAAAAAATCGCCCCTCCCCAGGAGTTCACGGAATTCTTTTCGAACAGGCTGTTCTGGACCGTTAAATTTCGGGAAGAGTCATCGATACCGCCTCCCCAGTTGATTGCTGTATTTTTGAAAAAAGTGGATCCTGAAACCAGAACATTATTTCCCTTTAATGCGAGCGCGCCACCCGAGCTGGCGCTGTTTTCTGAAAAGCGACTGTTTTCAATATAAGCATTGTGGTAGGAGCTATATAAAATAAGATCCGATCCATAATACACGGCTCCTCCGTTAGTGCTTGCCGTATTGCCCTGGAAGGTACAATCAGTAATCGTCATTTCCGTAAAGACCGGCGGGAACGACGACGAGATCTGATGAAAGATCGCACCTCCAGTGCCTGTACTGTTTTCGGTAAAGACCGAATCGCTGACGGTTAAAACTCCCTGCGAAAGAAAAATCCCCCCTCCTAAGGTATCACTGCTGTTTTGCGTGAACGTGCTGGAAGCAACAGTCAGGTCACCATTTTGCACCAGAATCGCTCCCCCCGAATAGGACGTCTGATTTTCTGTGAAATCGCATCCGGTGATCGACAGCAAACCCTCGGTACTGTAAATGGCGCCGCCATACCAGTCTGCACTGTTGCGGACAAACGTGCTGTTCGTCACTGTCAGGTCTCCGGCACTGTAAATGGCCCCGCCATAGTTGCCAGCGAAAACTGAGCCGTTATTTAAAACACTGGCCTGATTGTCTGCAAACACGACATCAGAAATGGTCAACGTTTCCAGACTGTGAATGGCGCCGCCACTTGTATAGTTGGCGAAC contains:
- a CDS encoding right-handed parallel beta-helix repeat-containing protein → MTIANNIIAGNISPSNSQAEGDFSGIANIVQESIEGLLDPVLRDNGGFTKTYALLVDSAAINAGDNSAVINAGLFNDQRGIGFPRIFDGSTDVGAFEYLGSHFLVDSAVDFDDGNYSAGNLSLREAIKLSNESATADTITFDASFFDQTLIIYNELVITDDVTIIGHGAEHLTLSGSGPNRLFRIDDGEAEASISVELSNFTLSNGFANYTSGGAIHSLETLTISDVVFADNQASVLNNGSVFAGNYGGAIYSAGDLTVTNSTFVRNSADWYGGAIYSTEGLLSITGCDFTENQTSYSGGAILVQNGDLTVASSTFTQNSSDTLGGGIFLSQGVLTVSDSVFTENSTGTGGAIFHQISSSFPPVFTEMTITDCTFQGNTASTNGGAVYYGSDLILYSSYHNAYIENSRFSENSASSGGALALKGNNVLVSGSTFFKNTAINWGGGIDDSSRNLTVQNSLFEKNSVNSWGGAIFSERSLILQNSTLSGNTALVVGGGIAFANSASSFEIINSTLTGNAAVRIGGGIYSFGSVSGTLTNSIIAGNTAPSTPQVGLWNTRNNSIIQDSVEGLLDPVLRDNGGVTKTHALLPGSAAIDGGDNDALDDTNQNIINRRAITQDQRGTGFERIVGEAIDIGAFEVQHTLAQVELRMVDEKTTTDSNGESVTLPDNLTWVDEWSGYWLEIWISTPASTDPGVLSATMNLSYNTAITTAVSIEYGAGFTINQTGTINDLTGMIENLSAETDLADLGDGQSVLFARIRFESTASDGIDLDLAGQMMIPQSPEFTLYQTEVQLVGGLATEEVHGPAPETLVFANPFDLNDDDKIDFRDLVLFISVYNSDPRESNSDYAWFADLDQSHNVNFRDLISFVSNYGSSKAGQSTVNSPKGFPDSWNKQLTVEPTLLPQLSARPVEQGEAETMLGSVVDSLDPQLTPAENDKLAQVNIEVVDLPEGVLSNTVHDTIYIDVNAAGYGWFVDDTPDDNSGYYATGPYTLVAAPFGSSAALGTIDLRSVILHELGHLLGLDHGPDDVMQATLVPGQRRLLNWESAADAFFSELSTNETELNTF